In the genome of Bordetella avium, the window ATAGGCGATGCGGGCGCGCCATTGGCCGTTGGGAGCCAGCGTGAGGGTGACGCGCTGGGCTTCGCATTGCAGTTCCGCCGTGAGGCAGGGCAGGGTGCCCTGGAAGGTCTGCGCCTGGGGTATGAGTTCCTGCGCATAGCTGCCGGCCACGGCGGGCAGACTGACCCCACCGCTATTGCCGCCGCTGTTGTTGTCAGGGGCCGTGACGCCTTGTTCGTTGTCCCCCGTCAACTGCTGCACGTTTTGCGTGCGGCTGGTGTTTGGCTTGAGCGCGATCTGAAGCTGCGACGGGGCGTGAAGCACCGTGCGGTAGCCCGCGCCCTGGGCTTGCGCCTGGGCATCGGTGACGGTGCTCTCGGCCGGCGGGTTGTAGTAACCCTCGGTGCGTTGCTGGGCGCATCCGGCCATGAAGGCGATCGCCAGCAGGGCGCCAGCCAGAGGAATGGGGCGGATTTTGGGAGCGAGTATGAGGGCCGACATGGCAGCGTGTCCGGAGTTTGTTGGTCTGTGCTGATTTTACGCAGGATTGCAGCGATCGACATGACGCTGGGCGCTTTGCCCTGCTTTCGCAAGCCTGTGCGTT includes:
- a CDS encoding copper resistance protein NlpE N-terminal domain-containing protein, whose protein sequence is MSALILAPKIRPIPLAGALLAIAFMAGCAQQRTEGYYNPPAESTVTDAQAQAQGAGYRTVLHAPSQLQIALKPNTSRTQNVQQLTGDNEQGVTAPDNNSGGNSGGVSLPAVAGSYAQELIPQAQTFQGTLPCLTAELQCEAQRVTLTLAPNGQWRARIAYLDNLPKTDGKPTFEQGCWDALQERPPRILLLDRQGNLRADFSMSANNTLRVRSVNGRTPNLNYTLTRQPDLDPVSELDNQPALRCGQ